In Streptomyces sp. 840.1, one DNA window encodes the following:
- a CDS encoding S41 family peptidase codes for MSGPVHRVGPRGLCRGAALTLVFASVLATGAATGALPRGDGRGRDTGTRPVASVADRDAVADAAAEAVADGKSGTEAAEEVVSRSGDRWGAVYDERAYQEFEQALDGSYTGVGIAARRSADGLVAVARVQPGSPADRAGVRSGDLIRTVDGSRVDRRPVSDVVALLRGDRTGAAAGSPVVLGVQRGSVSRTETLRRARLTTETVTVRRLGPARTGAGAAVLIEVGSFTKGSGARVRDAVRDAPAGAGVLLDLRGNSGGLVTEAVTAASAFLDGGLVATYDVHGEQRALYADGGGDTARPVVVLIDGGTMSAAELLTGALQDRGRAVTVGSRTFGKGSVQMPSKLAGGSVAELTVGHYRTPAGRSVDDRGITPDLAVSSGAQKRAETVLSGLGGGS; via the coding sequence ATGTCTGGCCCTGTTCACCGTGTAGGGCCCCGCGGACTCTGCCGCGGGGCGGCCCTGACATTGGTTTTCGCGAGTGTGCTCGCCACCGGCGCCGCCACCGGTGCGCTGCCCCGCGGCGACGGGCGGGGCCGGGACACCGGCACCCGGCCCGTCGCCTCCGTCGCCGACCGCGACGCGGTGGCCGACGCAGCGGCCGAGGCGGTGGCGGACGGCAAGTCCGGTACGGAGGCGGCCGAGGAGGTCGTCAGCCGCAGCGGTGACCGCTGGGGCGCGGTCTACGACGAGCGGGCGTACCAGGAGTTCGAGCAGGCCCTCGACGGCTCGTACACGGGCGTCGGGATCGCCGCCAGACGCTCCGCCGACGGGCTGGTCGCCGTCGCCCGGGTCCAGCCGGGCAGCCCCGCCGACCGGGCCGGTGTCCGCTCGGGCGACCTGATCCGCACGGTCGACGGCAGCCGGGTCGACCGGCGCCCGGTCTCCGACGTGGTGGCCCTGCTGCGCGGTGACCGTACGGGCGCCGCCGCCGGGAGCCCCGTCGTGCTGGGGGTGCAGCGGGGATCCGTCAGCCGGACCGAGACGCTGCGCCGGGCCCGGCTCACCACCGAGACCGTCACCGTGCGGCGGCTCGGCCCTGCCCGGACCGGTGCCGGCGCGGCCGTCCTGATCGAGGTCGGCTCGTTCACCAAGGGGTCGGGCGCCCGGGTCCGTGACGCGGTCCGGGACGCACCGGCGGGCGCCGGGGTGCTGCTGGACCTGCGCGGCAACTCCGGCGGCCTGGTCACCGAGGCGGTCACCGCGGCCTCCGCCTTCCTGGACGGCGGCCTGGTCGCCACCTACGACGTGCACGGGGAGCAGCGAGCCCTGTACGCGGACGGCGGGGGCGACACCGCGCGCCCCGTCGTCGTCCTGATCGACGGCGGCACGATGAGCGCGGCCGAGCTGCTGACCGGCGCGCTGCAGGACCGGGGCCGCGCGGTCACGGTCGGCTCGCGCACCTTCGGCAAGGGCTCCGTGCAGATGCCGAGCAAGCTCGCGGGCGGTTCGGTGGCCGAGCTGACCGTGGGCCACTACCGCACTCCGGCGGGCCGCAGCGTCGACGACCGGGGCATCACACCGGACCTCGCGGTGAGCTCGGGGGCCCAGAAGAGGGCCGAGACGGTATTGAGTGGCCTCGGGGGTGGGTCGTAG
- the smpB gene encoding SsrA-binding protein SmpB, with the protein MAKEKDPERKIIAQNKKARHDYTILDTYECGLVLMGTEVKSLRMGRASLVDGFVQIEGGEAWLHNIHVPEYVQGTWTNHSAKRKRKLLMHRAEIDKLESKSQETGHTIVPLALYFRSGRVKVEIALAKGKKEYDKRQTLREKQDTRETNRAISAARRRQRAA; encoded by the coding sequence ATGGCTAAGGAAAAGGACCCAGAGCGCAAGATCATCGCGCAGAACAAGAAGGCGCGCCACGACTACACCATCCTCGACACCTACGAGTGCGGCCTCGTGCTCATGGGTACCGAGGTCAAATCGCTGCGCATGGGCCGGGCCTCCCTGGTGGACGGCTTCGTGCAGATCGAAGGCGGCGAGGCGTGGCTGCACAACATCCACGTCCCCGAGTACGTCCAGGGCACCTGGACCAACCACTCCGCCAAGCGCAAGCGCAAGCTGCTGATGCACCGGGCCGAGATCGACAAGCTGGAGTCGAAGTCCCAGGAGACCGGGCACACGATCGTGCCGCTCGCCCTGTACTTCCGCAGCGGCCGGGTCAAGGTCGAGATCGCGCTGGCGAAGGGCAAGAAGGAGTACGACAAGCGCCAGACGCTGCGCGAGAAGCAGGACACCAGGGAGACGAACCGGGCGATCTCGGCGGCGCGCCGCCGCCAGCGGGCCGCCTGA
- a CDS encoding glycosyltransferase yields the protein MTTPVTRGRHNRKKQTRRRRLPMRYLLPFLLLVALLAMLMLRGYVHSEILADHRIQPPAATDQVPEQVLEGGPVIDARSATEPAKTLRIPDHRIVLTFDDGPDPEWTPRVLDKLKEYDAHAVFFVTGTMASRYPELVERMVKEGHEVGLHTFNHPDLSYQSHTRIDWELSQNQLVLAGAAGIRTSLFRPPYSSFADAMDDKSWPVTQYIGSRGYLTVVNNTDSEDWKRPGVGVISKNATPKQGKGAIVLMHDSGGDRSQTVAALGHFLPKMQAKGYEFANLTDALGAPSAHTPVTGLALWKGRAFVYAVGVSDHITDVMVAGLAVIGVLVISRFGLMLLLSFAHARRVRRRGFGWGEPVTRPVTVLVPAYNERECIANTVRSLVASDYPVEVIVIDDGSTDGTADIVEAMWLRDVRVVRQRNAGKPAALNNGIAHARHDIIVMMDGDTVFEPSTVRELVQPFADPRVGAVAGNAKVGNRDSMIGAWQHIEYVMGFNLDRRMYDLLRCMPTIPGAVGAFRRDALDRIGGMSEDTLAEDTDVTMALHRDGWRVVYAENARAWTEAPETVQQLWSQRYRWSYGTMQAIWKHRRAVVERGPSGRFGRVGLPFVALFMVVAPLLAPLIDVFLLYGIVFGPTQKTIVAWLGVLAVQAVCAAYAFRLDRERMTHLISLPLQQILYRQLMYVVLLQSWITALTGGRLRWQKLRRTGVVEAPGSMPSQRRGSSNDRRPVA from the coding sequence ATGACCACCCCCGTCACACGGGGCAGGCACAACCGCAAGAAGCAGACCCGGCGGCGCAGGCTTCCCATGCGTTATCTGCTGCCGTTCCTGCTCCTCGTCGCCCTGCTCGCCATGCTGATGCTGCGCGGTTACGTGCACAGCGAAATCCTTGCCGACCACCGGATCCAGCCACCGGCGGCGACCGACCAGGTTCCCGAGCAGGTGCTCGAAGGCGGACCGGTCATCGACGCGCGCAGCGCGACCGAACCGGCCAAGACCCTGCGCATCCCCGACCACCGCATCGTGCTGACCTTCGACGACGGCCCGGACCCGGAGTGGACGCCGCGCGTGCTCGACAAGCTCAAGGAGTACGACGCGCACGCCGTCTTCTTCGTCACCGGCACCATGGCCTCGCGCTACCCCGAGCTCGTGGAGCGCATGGTCAAGGAGGGGCACGAGGTCGGGCTGCACACCTTCAACCACCCCGACCTCTCCTACCAGTCGCACACCCGCATCGACTGGGAGCTCTCGCAGAACCAGCTGGTGCTGGCCGGTGCGGCCGGAATCCGCACCTCGCTGTTCCGGCCGCCGTACTCCTCGTTCGCCGACGCCATGGACGACAAGTCGTGGCCGGTCACCCAGTACATCGGCAGCCGCGGCTACCTCACCGTCGTCAACAACACCGACAGCGAGGACTGGAAGCGCCCCGGCGTCGGTGTCATCAGCAAGAACGCCACACCGAAGCAGGGCAAGGGCGCCATCGTCCTGATGCACGACTCGGGCGGCGACCGCTCCCAGACCGTGGCGGCGCTCGGCCACTTCCTGCCCAAGATGCAGGCGAAGGGCTACGAGTTCGCCAACCTCACCGACGCCCTCGGCGCCCCCAGCGCGCACACCCCGGTCACCGGTCTCGCGCTGTGGAAGGGCAGGGCGTTCGTCTACGCGGTCGGCGTCTCGGACCACATCACCGATGTCATGGTGGCCGGTCTCGCCGTCATCGGTGTACTGGTCATCTCCCGCTTCGGGCTGATGCTGCTGCTCTCCTTCGCGCACGCCCGCCGGGTCCGCAGACGGGGCTTCGGCTGGGGCGAACCCGTCACCCGCCCGGTGACCGTCCTGGTGCCCGCGTACAACGAACGCGAGTGCATCGCCAACACGGTGCGCTCCCTGGTGGCAAGTGACTATCCGGTCGAAGTCATCGTGATCGACGACGGCTCCACCGACGGCACCGCCGACATCGTCGAGGCGATGTGGCTGCGAGACGTCCGGGTGGTGCGCCAGCGCAACGCAGGAAAGCCCGCGGCCCTCAACAACGGCATCGCGCACGCCCGCCACGACATCATCGTGATGATGGACGGCGACACCGTCTTCGAGCCGTCCACCGTCCGCGAGCTCGTGCAGCCCTTCGCCGACCCGAGGGTCGGGGCCGTCGCGGGCAACGCCAAGGTCGGCAACCGGGACTCGATGATCGGGGCCTGGCAGCACATCGAGTACGTGATGGGCTTCAACCTCGACCGCAGGATGTACGACCTGCTGCGCTGCATGCCCACCATCCCCGGCGCCGTCGGGGCGTTCCGCCGGGACGCGCTGGACCGGATCGGCGGCATGAGCGAGGACACCCTCGCCGAGGACACCGACGTCACCATGGCCCTGCACCGGGACGGCTGGCGCGTCGTGTACGCGGAGAACGCCCGTGCCTGGACCGAGGCGCCGGAGACCGTGCAGCAGTTGTGGTCGCAGCGCTACCGCTGGTCGTACGGCACGATGCAGGCCATCTGGAAGCACCGCCGCGCGGTCGTCGAGCGCGGACCCTCCGGCCGATTCGGGCGCGTCGGGCTGCCGTTCGTCGCCCTGTTCATGGTCGTCGCCCCGCTGCTCGCCCCCCTCATCGACGTCTTCCTGCTGTACGGAATCGTCTTCGGGCCCACCCAGAAGACGATCGTCGCCTGGCTCGGCGTCCTCGCCGTACAGGCGGTCTGCGCCGCGTACGCCTTCCGGCTCGACCGGGAACGCATGACGCATCTGATCTCGCTGCCCCTCCAGCAGATCCTCTACCGGCAGCTCATGTACGTGGTGCTGCTCCAGTCCTGGATCACCGCTCTCACCGGCGGCCGGCTGCGCTGGCAGAAGCTGCGCCGCACCGGCGTCGTGGAGGCGCCCGGCTCCATGCCCAGCCAGCGGCGCGGCAGCAGCAACGACCGGAGGCCCGTCGCATGA